The genomic DNA GAGAAGTTtgctctgagctgtgtgtgGAGAAGATGCTGAGGGCTGCGGTAGGATGGCTGCCATGACGGCTGCATGGGGCACCTTGTGTGTGCCTCCGTCTCCCCACCCCTTCCCAATGTGCCTGTTGGATGATACCAAGTGTTCTTCTTCTCCTAAAACCAAAgcacagcatcataccagacactttaaggaaaaatcacagcatggcttAGGCTGGAGGGGACTGTAAAGGCCAGCCAGTCTGTGGCAGAgttgccagccaccagctcaggctgccccaggcctacctggccttgaatgtctccagggacgggaTCCCACagctcactgggcagcctgttccagtgcctcaccacctcctGAGTTAAAACTTCtttcctgacatctaacctTAAACTCCCTTCTGTTACAGTTTTGTATTCTGTGCACAGGCCACCAAGTACCTTCAATTTCTATCAATCTGTGAATAAATTCATAGCGATggtaaaatacaaaatgaagcCTCCGCTCGTTTCGAGTGCATTTATCTCTgtgatgatatttttttttcctcttgctgcaCAGCCATTCCAATGGTTTTATAGCTGCAGCACTTCAGTGGCATAAAGACCTGTCGGAGTTCATCTGCCGTGATGTAAAACTCCTCTCTTTATTTGGAGCTCTGTGGGTGTTTGTCAGCTCTGAGCATTTTGGAAGCGCTTGGAGTCTTGCGTGCCTATTTTAGTTCCCAGATCTTTGCTTCTGAAAGCCTAAAAACTGCAGCTTCCTGGCAACCTTGGGGGCTCGTCAGCATTTCTTGCcgtttttttggtgtttgtgtTGCAGGAATAGGGAAGAACGTGATCTGTGAGAAAGCTGCTACCTCTGTGGACGCCTTCAGGATGGTCACAGCCGCCAGGTATTACCCCAAGCTGATGAGCATCGTCGGCAACGTCCTCCGTTTCTTGCCTGCCTTTGTGAAGATGAAGCAGCTGATAGAAGAGCGCTACGTGGGCAACGTGCTGATCTGCGACGTGCGGGTTTACGGGGGCAGCCTGCTCAGCCACAAGTACAGCTGGATCTGCGACGAGCTGATGGGGGGGGGCGGCCTGCACACCATGGGCACGTACATCATCGACCTGCTGAGCCACCTCGTCGGCAGGAGGGCGCAGAAGGTCCACGGCCTGCTCAAGACTTTTGTGAAGCAGAACACGGCCATCAGCGGGATCCGCCACGTCACCGGCGATGACTTCTGCTTCTTCCAGATGCTGATGAGCGAGGGCGTCTGTTGCACTGTGACTCTCAACTTCAACATGCCCGGATCGTTCGTTCACGAGGTGATGGTGGTGGGGTCCAGCGGGCGCCTCGTAGCGCGCGGCACGGACTTGTATGGGCAGAAGAACACAGCGCTGCAAGAAGAACTGCTGTTCACTGACTCTCTGACTGTCAACAAAGGCCTTTTGGACAAGGGCTTGAAAGACATCCCGCTGCTCTACCTGAAGGGAACGGTGTACATGGTGCAAGCGCTGCGGCAGTCTTTCCAAGAGCAGGAAGATCGCCGGACGTGGGATCACCAGCCCGTCTCTATGGCAGCATCTTTTGAAGATGGCTTGTACATGCAGAGCGTGGTGGAGGCCATTAAGAAATCCAGCAGGTCGGGGGAGTGGGAGGCTGTGGAGGTCATGACGGAGGAACCAGACGCCAACCAGAACCTGTGTGAGGCGCTGCAAAGGAACAACGTGTGAGCGTTGCTGCTTTGGGAAGATAGGACGGTGaatgcttccagctgcagctgtacaAATCCTCTCTGGTTTTTAAGATTTCTATTTAATAATTTGagtttcttgttgtttttttaagcgTGTAAAATAACGTCCTGTTCTGATGGAAACAGTTCTGGTTTAAGACGTTCCGTTATCGCAAGTGTTTAATTCTTGTCTTGGAGACTTGGGAAAACTTGAATTGCCCTTTGCACTCGCAGCAGTGAAGTGAAGCGTGGGATCTGTGCCACTGCATGGCTGGAGAGGGGACACGGCCCCTCTTGTTTTGTCAGTCCTAAAGTGAGGGTGAGAAGAGCAGGGTCTGGGAGCATCTGTTGCTCAGACGCCTTCGCTTTCTCTCCTGCAATCAGATTTAGTTTTACTCCTCAGTAACACTTTATTAAAGAGTTTAGGGATGTAACACATCTCTGAACTGCCATAGGACAAAGACCAGAAGGAACACAGTAAAGTTTGTAGATTAAGAATTGGCCGTTGGCTTTCTGCAGACCGCAAATGTCTTTCAAATTAATTGAAACCAGAGTGTTGTTTAAAGGATGCTGTGAGATCCCAGCCGAtggtgctggggaaggcagTGATGCTTTGTGCTTTCCTCCCATATCTGCAGACATTATTCCTTCGACTCGTGACACCGACTGCATCCAGCAGCCTTTCTGCATGAGCTCCACGTCCACCGGTTGTGTTTacagcctggcagcagcagagctgtgactgCAGGGCCACCTCCTCACTTCTGTGGCTTCCTGAACTCCTCCCAGGCTCGCAGATGAGGCTCAGGATGTCGTTGCCAATGAAGCTGTAAAACCTTAACCTTCCACGTATCTGATGGTGGAGGTCAGGAGGTCTTGCCTACCTCTTGCAGCTCTCCTATGTGCTGGCTGGGAAGCTGTCACACTACACATGCTGATAGCTGAGGAGTCTGCCCTGAACCTCAGACGCTGGATATCAGCCCTCTGGTgctgcctgccctcctgcagctcgTGGCTGTTGgcagctggtgggtggcagtgTGTTCATTTGGAGAAGAGCTTCTCTCTGAGGCAGGTATGTGATAGGGACAGTACAATTGTACGACATGTACTTTGTGtacttgaaagctttttttaatgtatttcccACTCAGATGGTAACCCTGTGTATTTATGTATGTTAACACGCAAACCACTGTTTCATAAGCTGGTCCTTCCTGACAAGTGTCTGACttgttttctacagaaataaacGAAAAAATAGATTGTTTGTTCAGGGTGTTCTTCATGTAGCTGGGTGCTTGCGTGTGATTTGGCTGAGCTGAAGCCTCCATGACAGAGCTTCCAGCTGGGGCTGATCACTTGGTGTGACAAAGTAGgagatggatcttctgacaggacTCGCTTTCCCCATTGGTGAGAAAAGGATGGCAGCTCCCTTTGCTTGGACAGCACGGAGCTGTGCCCacctctttgctttttctctcattctaAAGCTGTTCTGGAGTCACTGGCTCTAGAGACACCCTGTCTATCGTGGGCCTCCCACACTGACTGTTGTGATGAATGAGATCTTTTTCTGCCTGTCTGGTTGTAGAAATTGCTGGAAGGTGCAAGCTGAGGAGCAAAATCATCATGGGTTTGCTGGGTTCTTTGCTCAGTTTCTAAATGAGGCATTTAccttcaggtatttatttcctttcaaaatagtttcaaactgaCAGAAAGAAGTGTACTGACGTGCTTTTCTAAAGGGTAGGAACTCAGCTGGTCCTTGGCTCTGAGCACTCATCAGCTGTGGgctgaaggaagaaagcagaagggtgTAAATTACACACTGTTCCCAGCAGGTGCACCAGTGGAAGTTCTGCATCTTCCTGCAATGCTTTCCAGGTAGAGGATTGCTGTTCCTGCTCTagctctgagcatctcctgTCTGTTTTGTCTATGTGCTATGTAAAGCAGGTGAGAAAATGTCTCCTGAGCTCACCTGGAAGAGTCCCTGCCTTCATTCAATCTGACTCAATCTGACTTCGTTCCTGCCTGGTTCTGGATGTTTTGAAGCTGTTCACCCTGAACTGGGAAACCTCCTTTGTGCCACCATCACAGACCTGCAGTGGGCAGGCTGGGCCTCTGGGAAAACCCAGAGTGACAGAAGCAAGGGCAAAGCAAAGCCTCCATCTCTGGGGCACCGAACTACGGAGTCCTGCACATCTCTGGTCCCTCCCTGTTGCCATGACCTGCTGACAAGCTATTGCCCCCCTGAGGTGGCCTGGTTGGCACAGCATGCCCTGTGCCTGGCCCTGCATCTTCTCAGAGGGGCTCCCAACCATCCAGCCTGCTCACTGAACCTTGGTGGagctctctctgcagctctggagcagctgccctacctgctggtgctgagcctcctcttctgctgggCGCATCAGCTCCGTGCTGAGGTTGATGTACTGATACAAGGGGCGCAGCCGCGGCAGCCGCCCTGGAGGGGAATCCCAGAGTGGcttagtttggaagggaccttaaagaccattgAGATCCAACCTCCTGCCCTGAGAAAAGGGCAGAACTGACAAACCCCATGTGCCAAAGCTTCAGTCCCAGCAGTAGTCctgagaggagagggaagggcATTACCCCAACCAGCACCGGAGCCAGGAAGGTGGACATCTGCAGTAGGTGTCCCCTAGATGGGGATCTGCAGCCTCAGCCCGGTGACAcgagagcagctgagggaggaCAGGTCTGCCCAAGCATCACAGTGCCCGGCTGAGCATCCAGCCGTGCGCAGCCCCCACCATCAGCCCAGCCGCGGGCACACTGCCATCTCTGGGAGCAGCACGAGGGCCGTTCCCTCTATGGATGCTCACCCAGCGCATCCCGAGGCGGGACCTTTTTGCGCGGCTGCGTGTCGCTtgtgcttttcctcttcttgctctttctctgcAGCTCGGCAGCGGGGCCGGCATCGCCCTCGGCGGCGGGATGCTGCAAATCGGGCTGCGGCAACGCGCGCAGGTGGGTCCTGCGGGACAGGAACGGGTTGGGGCAGGGCCGTGCGGCTGAACCGACGCACAGCGATCCCTGCGGCACCGAGCCGGCTCCCGAAGGAGACTCGCCGGCTTACTTTGCGTCCTGCGCGGGGACGGACATGGAGCAGCACCGGGCTTCGGCAGCGGTTGGGAGGAGGCTGCGGGAGGGCCGTTACCGGGGGAACGCATCAACAGCGCGGCCTTAAGTGCGGCCGTCCCACAGCGAGAGGGAGAGCAGAGCGGGGCCGCGCCGAGCCCGGCCGCCCATCATCTGCCCACACCTCTCCCCGGGCGGGGCTCGGCTCGGCCCTCCTCTCCCCCGGCGGAAGCGGCGGTTGCCCGGAGCGCGGCGGCTCCGCGGGTGCGTGCGGTGGGGCCGGAACCCGGCAGGCCGTCCCCGTtctcccccatcccagcccGTCCTGTCGCACCCCATCCCCCCGCCGTGCTTCTGACCCGATGTTTCCGCCCGCGACGGGAGCGAGCGAGCGAGCGAACGGCCCGATTGCCACGAGCCCTTTGCTCGGCCCCGGGTGACTCGCTCTGCTTATCGCAGCTTATCcagagatgtatttttttttcctatgcttttTACAGAATCGGGCTCGTAGCAGCACAAAGCCGAACAACAAAGCTCCAGCTCCGCatgaggctgcagctcctcggCCGGGCGCGCAGCTCCGGTGGGCGGCACCGAGCTCTGCTGGAAGAGGTACGGACGGGAGGTGTGTCCTGCAGCTCCGAGCATCTCTGCTTCCCTGCCCCCCTCTGCAGCCCGGCCCTGCgctgagcaggagctgcacacGTACATCTGTTTGCTTGAGCTGCGAGGCCGTGGCCTCTTGCTGCTGGCAACAGATGCTTTTGATGCTTAGGTTTCTAACGCAGTGCTGGAGATGCTTTCCTAGGTGCATATTAAGTGCCAGCTGGAAGGGCTGGCCCTGCTCCTCCTGTAGGCACATTCTCCTGTTGCTCCCCTTGTGCTTGCCCAGTGCCTTTCTGGTCTCTGCAGGAGTTCTATCTGGGTGGGATGCGGTCTGCTCATCCCTGGAGCCCCCAGGTTCTCAAAGAGCCCcatcctccagccctgctgtcccactgtgcaggagcagagcagctgcctggaAAACCTGCTCTTGGGAGCTGAGGGTTTGGCTGCTTCATCCTGAGGCCAGATGacgatgatgatgatgatgatgcaGGTGCTGGGACTGCATCCTGCATGTTTTGCTGTGAGCACCCAGATAGGCCGAGTGCTGTTGTAACAAGGCTGTGTAATCTTGCGAGATCCAAACCCAGAGGCAATGTGACTTGCAAATCAGGGTGtgggtgtcatctgcaaattccctgcagcagggcagggtgaGATGGGACGTGAGATGGGCCCTGTGTTCAGGTACAGAAGGAGCCTTCCATCCCCCAGCTCCCATTAGCTTGCCTTTCCTCCTTCAGTCCCCCACGCTAATTGCCTGCTCTGTTACAGGTCCTCCTTTCACTCTGTCATTTTGCACCTAAATTACTGGCTTTGGAGGAGAGTTCAGATCGAGATCAGATGTGAGTTTCAAGGCCAGTAACTATCCTGGAGTAATCTCTTGGtgatgcttttttatttttttttaggataaGAGCCCATGCTGGCTTAGCTCTATCCATTTTAAAGGAGATTAAATAATAAGAGAGCAGTGCTCTTTTACTGCAGCCTGAGAATCTGAGTCTGAAGCTTTTCAGAAATAGCTTTTGCAGGGTGGCTGGGTACAAACAAGCCTCTGGACATGCCTGCCGGTGTGCAGCGCTCAGCACTGCTTACACTGCCTCTGCCGTTGTGTCTGGGAGATGAATAATAGCTTTTTGCTAATGGGTCTCATGTCAACAAGGGTAATTTAACAGAGAAGACAGCAGTGCATTAGTTGCTATGAGTCAGGCTCACTCAGCCTTGTGCTGATTGTTTATTGGTTTATAAATTAAATGGAAGATGCTGTGTCCCGTCAGTGCTGGCATTCTGAGGGTCCTAAAAGGGGCTCTTCCCGTAGGGCTGTCTCTGAAGTGTTGGAATTGCAGACCCAGGAGTCggattttctgtgctgaaggtGCAGGTATCACAAAATGCAGACACTTCAGGATCAATGCTGGTTAGTCCTGCAGTAGGGacagtgctgctggctcctTTGCCTCACCTATGTGAAAgcacagcatggttgggttggaaaggacctcacCGCCCCCAAGCCCTGCTGTAggctggctgctccccagctcaggctgcccagtgcccatccatggcctggggcacctccagggatgggcacccacagctcttgGGCAGCCATGGGGTCCATTGGGGTTGTTTCCTGCTTGCAGGTTGTCCCTGCAGCTGGGTGTGAGCTCTGCAATAGGAAGGTCAGCTATTCACATACATGTTAGCTGCAGCGTTGCAGTGGCTCAGCGAGCTGTGTTTAGTTCACTTCTCACTGGTGGTTGGTTTCCATTGCAGAGACAGAGACAGCAGAATGTGTGAAGGGCCATCCAAGATTTCTGGACCCATTCCTCCAGACCCTACGCTCTTCCCAAACTATTACAGACGCCCTTTCTCAGGTGAGTCCTCAGGGTGCTGATGGTGATCCTGAAGGTTAAAAGAAGGCAAAACGTGAGGTAGATGTGGAGGGGGACCTTCAGCATGACTTGCAGGCTGTGCTTGAGGGAAACAGCGAGGTGAGATCGCGctaagctgctttttctttctttctttctctgtagcTCGAGGGAGGCTGGAAGGCAATGCTCAGCAGTTGGATTTTACCTCTCGCCCCACGGActcagctcccagctcaccCCGTGCTTTGAGAGGTGCCCACCAGCCCCAGCCAGCGCCTCGCATCCGCCCCAGCGGAAGGGACTTTTTGGAGAAGGGGCAGAAGGGGACGCTCggcctcctgctgcagctcgATGGGCTCTCTCTCGGTGGGGGTCTGCCAGCAAAGAGtaagcacagctgtgctgaggtcCAGAAGGGAGGTGAAGCTGAGCGCTGCCTGTCGCCTATTGGCTTTATATCCCAGCATTGCCCCAAGCTGGTGCCTGCATGGCGGTTGCCACAAACGCTGTGCCAAAACGGGAGGGGAACCAGCTGAGGTCTTCCAGAACAGGGTCAGCCCTCCCAACGTGGGGGGAAATGCACAGATTGTGTGGTCTGCGGGAGGGGGGAGGACTTGCTGTTTCCACTTTGGAGATGGAGCTGTCAGCTCTGGTGTTGTGATCCAGGAGCCTACGTTTGCTGGCAGTGTTTGAGGGCTGAAAGCTGTGTCTCCCcttgctgtgcagggaaagaGTCCAAGGACCACGAGAAGGAAAACGTGAGGCGAATAAAGGAGattcagaagaaatgcaaagagagGGAGCGGGCCcaggagcacagccagcccAAACCTGTGAAAGCTCTGTGGAAATCCCAGAAATACGAAAACGTGGAGTCAAAGGTGAAGGCCAGACTGCAGGTGGGTACCCAGGGGGCTCTTTGACTCTCCTGGCAgctcagaagaagaaaatctcacaccttctgcctgctgcctcctgcctgaCCCTTCTGTCGTAGGAATCTGAGGGCAATTCTTGGCatggtgcagagcagccctcagaAAATCCCTGTCCTGAGGTGCATCCAGCTGGCTTCTCAGCTTTCCACGTCTGGGGTTCGTGCCAAAAGGCCGTGGTATTCTGCCCCACAGAGCACTGTCCTCACCCTTTCTGCATGGCACTGAGGCAGAGAAGGAGAGATCGGCCTTCAGGCTGCTGCAGGCTTTGTGCCAGCTCTCAGGACCCTGTGACACACAGTGGGTTTTACCAACTGTGTACTGAGCTGAAACACGGATGGTTTCTGTTCCGAGTGGTGTCTGGTTTCcagcagcttctttcttttccttcttctggatatttttttctttcctggtgtTTTAAGTAATGTCTCTGTTGGGGGCTTTCCAAAATGCAGCTAAGTGGTTACAGTGAGGAATGCACTGAAGAAGCTGGGTGACGTCTTGAGCATCACCATTTAAGCAACACCCTCCTTGCTGCTTCATAGCTGAGCTGAAGCTTCAGATTCCTCCTCATCTCTGCATCGCTTCCCTGCATTCTATGGCCCCCGAGCCAACGAGGTGGTGCTACAAAGGTTGGCAGGGTGATTTCTGAGCAGTTCTAGAAGCCTTGTCCCTCCTTTCTGATGCACCAGAAAGCACCACCAACTTGCTTGCTGGTATCTGTGACCTTCCACGCGCAGAAGCAAGCCCACCTGTGCCTTAGGAATGAATACAAGCCTACGCTCTTGTTTGACAAATCATCAGGATCAGAGGATGATTGAGatcatcttttgttttgtggaaagGGGGTGTTCTCTCTGCACGGTTTCTGCGTGGtgtgtttctgtgctctttggATTCGGAGGCCCCGGAGCTGACTCACATTGCTTTAACCATTGCTGAGGCTCTCCTAGAGGTGATGTGTTCCCTTCAAAGCATCTCCATCTTCTGTGGAGCTCCTGCTCACGGGTGGAGTTGGTTCTGTTAGTCTTGAAAGTCTGGCATGGagtttttctcctctgtcttcTATGGTGTAAATTGCAGCTGCTTccttgccagcagcagccagcatcaccttgctctgcagctgacCGCTGAAGATGCCTCCCACCCCTGGTGGGTGTCTCTGCAGGGTTATCTGATGGCGCTCTGCTTCTGTGCCTGCAGTGTTATTCAGTAAGCAGGGACTCCCTCGTCAGTGCTTCGCACACTTGTGGTCTGTATGGATGTTCCTGcagatcttttttcttcctcttagtGCTTCTTCACCAAGTTCAGTTGCCAGCTGTGGGTTTGTTGCCGTCAGCACTCTGGTTTGGTCTTTGCTGCCTGTGGTTTGTGTGCAGAACTTGAGCCACATCACAGCAGAGGAGCACGTTGTTGTCTGTTGTAAACCTGTGGTTGAGCTCGTGGTTGACCCCCAGACGATGTTGGTGAGTTTCTCTTTGCCCCATCATTCCCCCCGCTGAGCcgtttttctgttttatgtttcCACCTTTCCCAGGAGAGCTCTCCACCTCCAAACCCAGAGGCTGTGAATTTCCTGCGGGCGTACTCTCGCTGCGGCCCTGGGATCAGGCCAGGCAGACCTCTGTCCCCAAGACCTGCCAGCATGAAGGCAGGAACAGGCACCGAGGCTCTGCAGACGCTGGCTGCTGAAACCAAGGTGAGTGGCACACTGCCTGCACGCTCCCAGGGGTTTCTGTCACCCTGCCCCCCATTGCTCTTGCTTTGCATGCTTTGTGGGCTCAGCTTGACAAGGCAGGCCGTAGGTTTTCGTGGTCGTTGGTGCCTGCTGTCTCAAGCTGTTGCTGTAGGTGCTGTCTGCCTATGGCTCCTGATGGTCTGCCCTTTCTTTGTGCACCTGCTCAGCATCTCACACATGTAGCCGCTCACTCTGTCCCTTAGGAGGACAAGAGCAGCTGCCTGTGTGTGCCACCCCAGCACTCACTGCCTCCCGTTCTCTACTTTCAGTTGCAGGTGGAGGGCAATAGCATTGACTTCATCAAGCACAACGCTCGCAATGCCAAGCGGGCCCCGCTGCGGcgctcccagtccctgcaggccctggctgagctgctgggacagAAGCAGCGGGAGCAGGAGGAGTACAACGCCAAGCAGAAGGGCCACGTCCCCCAGTAGTACGTGTGCCACAGGGGCCAGGGTGCCGTGTGCCAGCAGAGCAATTGACTGTGGCCTGGGGAATAAATGCAAAGCTTGCCGGTTTCTTGGCTTAACAAGAATCCCACAGCTGTCACAACTGGGCTGGTAAAGAGTTTTGTCTCCTCCTCCCTTGCTTGCTGCAGTACAGTGATGCTATGTGCTCGGTGCCTTTGAGCACGCACAAAGTGTGGTGGCCACTCCGTGCACGTGGGCTAAATCCAAGTGCTTCTCAACGCAGCAAGGGCGTATGGAGCAGGGGGGGTGTGGGTGCTGCCAGCCTGGGGCTCTGTGGTCTTCAGGCAGTGACGTGGAGACCAGCAGGGCTCCATTCCTGGGCAGCCTTCCTGCCAGGTGTGTGACACCAGCTTTTGTCTGCCTTGCAGcctgctggagaggaaggaGCAGTGGCGCAGGCAGATGGAGGAGCAGCTGCGAAGCCGGCCGGATCCTGACACGCCGCCTGGCCACACCATGATGCCTGAGGGCCAGAGGCTGGAGATGCTCGGCAGCCTGAAGCAGagtaagaggaaaagaaaggagcatTCCAGCTCAAAAATAGTCAGGGTTATGGAGAGTGAAGTTTAGGAGCATGGGCTTGCTTCCTGATTTCCTGCCTCTTGGAGAGATGCTGGGGTGTTCCAGTAATCCCTGCACTAGAGCTGCGTGTGCAGAAAGAGCAATCCTATGGCATGGTGGGACCTGGAACAGGCTTGGCCCAGGGGACCTGACATTAGGGTTACTATTGtacttaaaatgaatatttttagtGGGAAGAGATCTTTGGGGGTCTCTAGTCCAACCCTTGCTCAAAGTAGGAGCACCTTAGAGCTGGAGCTTTGGTCCTCCTCCAGCTGCGGTTTCAATCCAAGGATGGGTATTCTCTCCAGGTCCCTGCTCCCATGCTGCTAACATTTCAACAGCTGAACAGTGAGGTTGTagtgtgaggggaaaaaaaaaaagggaatttatCTTCCACTCACAcagctttttgtcttttccaggCCAGGAGCAGCTGATAAAGGACCTGGTGATGCTGCCGATGCGTGCAGACACCCTCAGCATTCAGAATAGGCGAGTAGAGCTCGAGAGGAAGCTCTCCCAGATTGAAGAGGCACTCAAAATTTTCTCCAGGCCCAAAGTCTTCATCAAGCTGGACTCCTGAGCCCATGGGGCTGCATGCAGTGTGCTGCTCTGCGTGAGCATcccagggaagggaaggagaggaagacaaTCGAGGACCCTGCACCCGTAGTGGTGTCAGTACTGTGTCCAACACGCAGTTGGCACCTCTTGCTCCCAGGGCACATccagggagatgggagggagaggagctaATTGActctgctgtgcagtgtggAGAACAGTTGTCCCTGTGCTGGTTGACTTCTCACAGAGATCAGCTCTCTGCTTGGAATTGATGGCACAGATCTCGTGgcttcttatttttccatttctagaAACTGACAGGAGGTCCcccgtgctgctgctctgctgttggtTGTCCTTCTCTTTCCCCCAGGGCACTGCAGGCTTCGCTGCACACAGGGCCTTTGctctgggctctgtgctgaCCCATCCCAAGCACGCAGCCGGTGCCTTTGTCCCCTCCGTCCTGCTGCGTGCGCTCCGTAGCTCAAGGACAGCAAAAAGGCACAGAGCTCCAGTGCTTCCTGCTCAGAGAAGGGCTGGGGTGGAAGCAGGGGAAGCTGGTGAGGTGTCTGGAGCTGTTGTTGTCTGTGGGGTGGGATGCACTTCAATAAAG from Lagopus muta isolate bLagMut1 chromosome 12, bLagMut1 primary, whole genome shotgun sequence includes the following:
- the GFOD2 gene encoding glucose-fructose oxidoreductase domain-containing protein 2 encodes the protein MKLPGVGVFGAGSTARLLVPLLRAEGFSVEAVWGTTEEEARQLAQEMSVSFYTSRTDDVLLHQDVDLVCISIPPPLTRQIAVKALGIGKNVICEKAATSVDAFRMVTAARYYPKLMSIVGNVLRFLPAFVKMKQLIEERYVGNVLICDVRVYGGSLLSHKYSWICDELMGGGGLHTMGTYIIDLLSHLVGRRAQKVHGLLKTFVKQNTAISGIRHVTGDDFCFFQMLMSEGVCCTVTLNFNMPGSFVHEVMVVGSSGRLVARGTDLYGQKNTALQEELLFTDSLTVNKGLLDKGLKDIPLLYLKGTVYMVQALRQSFQEQEDRRTWDHQPVSMAASFEDGLYMQSVVEAIKKSSRSGEWEAVEVMTEEPDANQNLCEALQRNNV
- the ENKD1 gene encoding enkurin domain-containing protein 1 isoform X2, whose translation is MLQIGLRQRAQNRARSSTKPNNKAPAPHEAAAPRPGAQLRWAAPSSAGRGTDGRDRDSRMCEGPSKISGPIPPDPTLFPNYYRRPFSARGRLEGNAQQLDFTSRPTDSAPSSPRALRGAHQPQPAPRIRPSGRDFLEKGQKGTLGLLLQLDGLSLGGGLPAKRKESKDHEKENVRRIKEIQKKCKERERAQEHSQPKPVKALWKSQKYENVESKVKARLQESSPPPNPEAVNFLRAYSRCGPGIRPGRPLSPRPASMKAGTGTEALQTLAAETKLQVEGNSIDFIKHNARNAKRAPLRRSQSLQALAELLGQKQREQEEYNAKQKGHVPQYLLERKEQWRRQMEEQLRSRPDPDTPPGHTMMPEGQRLEMLGSLKQSQEQLIKDLVMLPMRADTLSIQNRRVELERKLSQIEEALKIFSRPKVFIKLDS
- the ENKD1 gene encoding enkurin domain-containing protein 1 isoform X3 — protein: MRLQLLGRARSSGGRHRALLEEVLLSLCHFAPKLLALEESSDRDQIDRDSRMCEGPSKISGPIPPDPTLFPNYYRRPFSARGRLEGNAQQLDFTSRPTDSAPSSPRALRGAHQPQPAPRIRPSGRDFLEKGQKGTLGLLLQLDGLSLGGGLPAKRKESKDHEKENVRRIKEIQKKCKERERAQEHSQPKPVKALWKSQKYENVESKVKARLQESSPPPNPEAVNFLRAYSRCGPGIRPGRPLSPRPASMKAGTGTEALQTLAAETKLQVEGNSIDFIKHNARNAKRAPLRRSQSLQALAELLGQKQREQEEYNAKQKGHVPQYLLERKEQWRRQMEEQLRSRPDPDTPPGHTMMPEGQRLEMLGSLKQSQEQLIKDLVMLPMRADTLSIQNRRVELERKLSQIEEALKIFSRPKVFIKLDS
- the ENKD1 gene encoding enkurin domain-containing protein 1 isoform X4 — protein: MQTLQDQCWLSLQLGVSSAIGRDRDSRMCEGPSKISGPIPPDPTLFPNYYRRPFSARGRLEGNAQQLDFTSRPTDSAPSSPRALRGAHQPQPAPRIRPSGRDFLEKGQKGTLGLLLQLDGLSLGGGLPAKRKESKDHEKENVRRIKEIQKKCKERERAQEHSQPKPVKALWKSQKYENVESKVKARLQESSPPPNPEAVNFLRAYSRCGPGIRPGRPLSPRPASMKAGTGTEALQTLAAETKLQVEGNSIDFIKHNARNAKRAPLRRSQSLQALAELLGQKQREQEEYNAKQKGHVPQYLLERKEQWRRQMEEQLRSRPDPDTPPGHTMMPEGQRLEMLGSLKQSQEQLIKDLVMLPMRADTLSIQNRRVELERKLSQIEEALKIFSRPKVFIKLDS
- the ENKD1 gene encoding enkurin domain-containing protein 1 isoform X1 yields the protein MVGLERTSPPPSPAVGWLLPSSGCPVPIHGLGHLQGWAPTALGQPWGPLGLFPACRLSLQLGVSSAIGRDRDSRMCEGPSKISGPIPPDPTLFPNYYRRPFSARGRLEGNAQQLDFTSRPTDSAPSSPRALRGAHQPQPAPRIRPSGRDFLEKGQKGTLGLLLQLDGLSLGGGLPAKRKESKDHEKENVRRIKEIQKKCKERERAQEHSQPKPVKALWKSQKYENVESKVKARLQESSPPPNPEAVNFLRAYSRCGPGIRPGRPLSPRPASMKAGTGTEALQTLAAETKLQVEGNSIDFIKHNARNAKRAPLRRSQSLQALAELLGQKQREQEEYNAKQKGHVPQYLLERKEQWRRQMEEQLRSRPDPDTPPGHTMMPEGQRLEMLGSLKQSQEQLIKDLVMLPMRADTLSIQNRRVELERKLSQIEEALKIFSRPKVFIKLDS
- the ENKD1 gene encoding enkurin domain-containing protein 1 isoform X6, encoding MVGLERTSPPPSPAVGWLLPSSGCPVPIHGLGHLQGWAPTALGQPWGPLGLFPACRLSLQLGVSSAIGRDRDSRMCEGPSKISGPIPPDPTLFPNYYRRPFSARGRLEGNAQQLDFTSRPTDSAPSSPRALRGAHQPQPAPRIRPSGRDFLEKGQKGTLGLLLQLDGLSLGGGLPAKRKESKDHEKENVRRIKEIQKKCKERERAQEHSQPKPVKALWKSQKYENVESKVKARLQESEGNSWHGAEQPSENPCPEVHPAGFSAFHVWGSCQKAVVFCPTEHCPHPFCMALRQRRRDRPSGCCRLCASSQDPVTHSGFYQLCTELKHGWFLFRVVSGFQQLLSFPSSGYFFLSWCFK
- the ENKD1 gene encoding enkurin domain-containing protein 1 isoform X5, whose translation is MCEGPSKISGPIPPDPTLFPNYYRRPFSARGRLEGNAQQLDFTSRPTDSAPSSPRALRGAHQPQPAPRIRPSGRDFLEKGQKGTLGLLLQLDGLSLGGGLPAKRKESKDHEKENVRRIKEIQKKCKERERAQEHSQPKPVKALWKSQKYENVESKVKARLQESSPPPNPEAVNFLRAYSRCGPGIRPGRPLSPRPASMKAGTGTEALQTLAAETKLQVEGNSIDFIKHNARNAKRAPLRRSQSLQALAELLGQKQREQEEYNAKQKGHVPQYLLERKEQWRRQMEEQLRSRPDPDTPPGHTMMPEGQRLEMLGSLKQSQEQLIKDLVMLPMRADTLSIQNRRVELERKLSQIEEALKIFSRPKVFIKLDS